The window GATTCCAATCCGGAATGCGGATTCAACAATCCGATTCCCAATTTTAAAATCCATGTATCCAATCTATTTTCTTGCTTAATGTACTATGGATCGAGTCTTAAGAAAGACGATCTGTGTAGAAGGAAGAGATGACCCGAACCCCCAACTAATTAACCCTCCCCTCATaccctatttaaaaaaaattttaaaaagaaaaaaaaaagaaaaaggaaagccTCAttgaaaatgaaatggagtaGAGATTCCTTAGCCCACAAAAGCTTAATTTAAGTTGATTTCAcgcctttttgtttttaaaattttcttttttcagccTTTTAGGCGTTCTGCCTGGGAATCtctcatcattatcatcatctaACATTCTCATCTTTCTCTTCCAATcttcctaacaaaacaaaacaaaacaaaaggaaggaaCACCTAAAATGGAATGAACAAAGATTGAATAGAACAACTCATGCTTTTAAACCGGCCTGCAGGTAAATAACATGGCAAACCAACCTACCTTTGCTTCCCATTCATTCCAATCACCTACCTAGCTTAAAGTctattattaaaaaagaaaaatttatgaaaaaagaagcgctagagaagagaagagaagagaagagaagagagccTCCACTCCAACAGTCAATCTACAAATCCTATCTTTAATTAAGTGAGTTTTTATTACAGGAAGTGATCCAGTGATCATATTTAAGCCACAAACTTTACATATATAGTTACATGATATTCATTAATCGAAACCACGTGAGGCTCGGAAAGAGAAGCAaaattaccaaaccaaaaaacagaagaagaagaagaagaagaagaagaaacaagattttttttaacaaaaaaccaaaaaaaaaaggaaggaattaaAACTTACTAAAGCTACTTACTTAGGACGATATATAGTATGGTGGGATGGGATAGGATAGGGGGTAGCTAATTAGGTAGAGTAGAGTCATGGGTTGAGCAGCGGTTGTGGTacatttgattgattgattgattgattcagTACTCTTCAAACAATAGTAGAGCATTGAGAGCCTAGTTTGGAGGAAGTGAGAGTGGGTGGTACAACAACGTTTGGGCGAAAGGCGATGATGGCAACACAATCCACATTAAACCGATATCTGCCGGAAACCCAGGTCCAAACCTTCCATCGGAGCCTTCCGTTCACTTTGAGACTCAAAATAAGAGTACCGGCCGTCTGATCCCGACCCACTTCGTAACCAAGAGATGGGGCTACGGGGAGTCCCGCTCCTACCAAGGAAGCAGTCAAGAGATTGCTGTCTTGATGGCCTTGATAGAATGGTGGAAGTGAAGTGTAGACAGTAATCTGTTGGCCCTTGTAGGAGGCGTAGACTTGGAGCTGGTCGTAGTAGATTCCAACTTTCTTATTTGGGTTCATGGAGACCAAAGTGATCTGTATGGAAGAATTAAGAAGGTGAGGGTCTGTGAGGTCTAGTTGGTAGATGTCTGCTTCCTTGAGGTAGAATTCTGGCTTGGAGGGGCGTAGGATGAGCCAGACGATGAAGATGAGTGAGAAAACAGAGAGGAGAAAGGTGGAGAATGCGTAGAGTAGCTTCTTTGGTAACCTTTCTATGTTGAAGAATCCGTGCTTTTCGGCGCAGTGCTTTGGAGATTTGGCGAGGAACTTAGACATTTGCTTGCTAATATagataatgaaaataaataaataaaaaaagaggagatAAGAGACTGATCGAATAGTTGGTAGGTAGTAGTTAGTAGAAAAGAAAATGTCACAAGGCTAAGCGATCTAATAAAACCAAGTCGCAATggatgaagaagggaagaggaaATGGGGGTTGGGTTAAATACAGGGagaagcaagcaagcaagcaatcAGCATTCATGAAATAAAGCAGCAATCATTTCGATGTCACTAccacttttgagttttgactgggagtgagtgagtgagtgagtgagtgggTGAGTTtgttggtggtagtggtggtggtggtggtggtgggtgaaGGAGGTAAATGGTAAATGGGTCCCCTATTCATAACTAACAACAGTTCATGCGCTCATCGATATGGATCCATGATGATCTGATACATCTATCGTCATCTTTATTTAGGTGTTGTGTTTTAAACACTACTTGTTCCTATTGTTggttgaatgaatgaatgaatgaatgaatgaaattcCTCATCAACATCTTGGATCAtccattgattgattgattgattgattgattgaatgAGTCCATCATCGATCATCATGATCATATAGTGGGTAAAGTAACAGCCAAGTTGACATGATGATCGTCCACCACGCACCTCCATCTACATACCACAGTTTGTACCTATTACTATTAGCGATCTACAGGAACCGCACTCTAGAAGCtattaaaacaaaaacacaaaaccaaaaaagaaaaggggatcgTTTCGTGTGTTGACTGTTGAGTGTTGAGAGACGATTGTGCGTGATTGCTTATTAATTTatttgatattatattattattattattattattattattattcttattattatgGAGGTTACATTAcattgggattgggattgggattgggattgggaATTTGGGATTGATGCCTGGACTTTTTATGTgtcaaaaaaattataaaataataaattctactactttttcttttgtctGTATGTTTGGATCCCATGAATGCATAAATAtgttctttccttcttcccttggCCTTAGAACTTTAAAGAAGGTTACCCCACGTTGCCCTTCCTAGCCATTCTTTATTGTCGTCTTCCTCGCTTCCATCTCAATTCTCTAAGTACAGTTTAGTGAAGAGATTCtactcctccctcctccctcctccctcctccttaTGTTTTTTGACTTTATATAACTCGACCAATTTTCAAAACCCATAAGTTTgaatcatcaacatcatcataatCTTCTGATTGATGTGTCTGTAATAGAGGACGTACTACGTCTGCTATGGCATTTTGCCAACATTTGAAGTGGATCAAAGACAAGACAGATCAATCCCATGATCGATCTCCTCGATTCCACATATAGCCGCCCCCACCCAcccactcactcactcactttaaagtctaataaaaaaaagatctttCGATGTTGGCCCTTTCGTTTGGTTCGACAGCGTTAAAGTGAATCAGAAGGGTAAAATGATGATcctatgtaaatatatatatatatatgttctgGGCCTTCTGTTCTGGTTGGGTTGTCTCCGatgctctcttcttcctcctcctcctcctcttcttcttcatcatcttcatcatcatcatcatcatcatcatcatctaaatATAATAAGAAAGTCCATTTGGTATCCTAGGCAATACGAGGGGAAGGGAGAGGATCTCTCAGAGACAGGCATGAGTGGAGAAATAGTGAAAGAGAGATACATACCCACCTCCCCACCTACCCCTTTCAGGATCTTCAAAGGAGAATTTATATGGTCTTGggatttgagaatgaaagaagaTCGAAATAGAGAGAggtagctagctagctagctaggtTTGAAACCAAGCCAAAAGGGGGTGGCAATTATTAAGAGGCTAACCTTTATTAGATGCCTTATTAGCTTATCTTTTGTTTtccctttcatttttttaaggattattatattatattatagaCTTCATGCCATGCTGGGGGGTGCCACACGGCCACTCAACAACCTTCATTCTCAAAATTCTCAAAGACAAAAAAGTTAGTTGATTCGACTCCCCATCCATCAGACCCCGTCCCTGGTTTTCCCAATTCTGTTTTCCTCTGTCAATTTAACtcactcatcatcatcatcatcattaataTACGAGACATGCGTGGAGAGTAATTAATTAGTCTCCCCATCTCCATGTTACGAGGACCGGTCAGGCCAGGCTTGGCAAAGGAGAGTGCAGGGAATGTTCACTCCCCACCCTCTTGGCAAAGCCCATCTGCATTTGTTCCCCTTTTCTTTGAACAGATAGACCGGCCGTACGTCGGGTGGAGGGACGTCGGGAATCGGGATCCCAATGGGGTCATTGCGATGGTGGAGGTGGAACCCCCCGCCACGCCCACGCGGCCTAATAGCCCCCTTGTTGTAGGCTGTAACAGCTCAGCACCGTTGGTGATCACACGCACCCAGGTGTGTACCGGCCAGTGGCTCCACAAGTAGCTAAACTtacaattttctttcttttgtgtcGCTTTACCACGATAAAGATTAAAGAGAGGTGCTGAGTGCTTACTGAAATTAGAGTTTGGGAAGCCCCCAGTGCACCAGTCATGAGCTTTTCTTAATGACCAAGGTTatgacttttcttttcttttcttttattcatttCTACGTGGGAAGAGGAGACGACAATGCGAGCCCTGCCGTGTGTGCTGCAATCATAATTCATAATTCATATCGACAAttgcttttttaatttttatcaaaACCAAAGTCATGGGATAACCATAACCCTACTACTTTCTTGTCGATCGGAGGGAAGTAGGAAGTAGGAAGTAGGAACAACTCCCATATCCCGCTCGACTTAGTCTAGACTCTAGACTCTACTAGAGACAGCTTGACCTTTTTTTTGCTAAGTAGAGTCACCTTGAGTCGGCTCACTGATTCATCTCGCCAGAAATTTATTAGCAAAAGAATAATGGTGGTGATTATTGAGAGATATCTGTTGGAATAAATCGATctgaatagggacaaaatcccaaaagccaggatctccatagggcgttcaagaacacaatcaaataaataatagaaaatagggatagaaccactgaccttgtttcgcatccatagtgatgatgattgcagcggaaaataaagaacaaagatctaggtgcttcccctctattcccaaagtaactggcctgatgagaataccgaatgcgcagggacgacgaacactgaatatctccctctctttctagaatgcactcctcaatagcaattgagaataataagttgtattgggtagaggggggacctagctctccttatatagtaatccctatagggtctgactcatcacagtcccaataggaatctatctggcccacactaagccagtccacattggacttctaatataacttaatgaccccactttattagaccaaaaccctaattagcctggtttagggatttaattatgtccatatagaattttattataactaaaattctaacattctcccagttggacttacattaaattccttatttttaaaaggatttaaaaacagttttgaccaaaacaaatcacaggctaacaactctttaagaaaactttatgtgcacaatttttaaaataaattggtctagaggtcatattagaaagtcaatcctatcccatagagttttagacaccgaatcatggtggtaactgcatctatgatcaagcgacacagagccttccatggtcacgagagccct is drawn from Telopea speciosissima isolate NSW1024214 ecotype Mountain lineage chromosome 1, Tspe_v1, whole genome shotgun sequence and contains these coding sequences:
- the LOC122642009 gene encoding NDR1/HIN1-like protein 26, with product MSKFLAKSPKHCAEKHGFFNIERLPKKLLYAFSTFLLSVFSLIFIVWLILRPSKPEFYLKEADIYQLDLTDPHLLNSSIQITLVSMNPNKKVGIYYDQLQVYASYKGQQITVYTSLPPFYQGHQDSNLLTASLVGAGLPVAPSLGYEVGRDQTAGTLILSLKVNGRLRWKVWTWVSGRYRFNVDCVAIIAFRPNVVVPPTLTSSKLGSQCSTIV